Below is a window of Anoplopoma fimbria isolate UVic2021 breed Golden Eagle Sablefish unplaced genomic scaffold, Afim_UVic_2022 Un_contig_9375_pilon_pilon, whole genome shotgun sequence DNA.
TTTTTTCTCCAAGCTACAGAGAGCATCCATTATGAAAGCCCAATGAAAGTGTCTGATATCAAAAATATGAAGGCTCTGTTTCAGTGACTCAAAGCAAACCTCAGTTTCACTTCCTTTAGCCTCACAATGTCTTACCTTCTTCTCTACCACATCCTGCCAGTTGATGGTGATGAAAAATTTGTGACTCATTACTTCTTTGGCATCGTTGGGACCTCCACCCAACCTTTCAGACCAAACACGATAATGTAAGAATTAGGAAGGCATTCCCAAaatggatacacacacactggattGGTCCAGTCCACTACCTCTGTTTGGGGTCCTTCTTGAGCAGGCCAGCCAGCAGGGACTTGGCCTCAGGCGACAGGTTCCTGGGGAAGCGGATCTCCTCCATGAGTATGAGCTCAAACAAACGCTCATGGTCCTGGTTGTAGAAAGGCAGACGGCCGCACATCATCTCGTACATAACTACACCCAGTCCCCACCAGTCCACTGCCCGGCCGTAGTCATTATCCTCTAGGACCTGAGAAACAGACATTTGTCTGATTACAATTCACAACAATATTCTTAGAAATAAGTGACATTCTGAAACCTTCTTAAATGTGTTAAGAATTAGTATCAAGAGCGTGAGAGGGCTCCTCACTTAGTTAAAAGTGTCCAGCAGATATCtatcttatttacttatttataatacttgttttgatcttgtttttttacttatgtctgttgtttgcactatcctctctgctgctgtaatcctgtaaattttcACACAGGCACGCACACTTTTTTGTACCAggttgtaaacatgtttatgtccGCCCTAAAGTTGGCCATTAATTGGggccagcctcaagtggccaatTAAAGAACACCAGTTTTAACACTCCTGTgttggcttcatttctcagcacCAGAGGTTGCCGTTTGGGTGTAACGATTCTGAAAGCAGTGCTTTCATTACCTCATGAGGTGGAGCTAACAGGATGGCTCCTATATGACTGAGACGGCAGCCCAACGGCAGCTCAACAAAGCACCTCATCCAGGTGGTGTTTTCTAACAGTTGTCTATTTACTGCACCAAAACCTTGTTATTTCAGGACTATGTGATACATGTTATGTTGTATTTAGAATATAATGAAGTATCTTGTAAAAAACATTGAGGTCTAAACAGAAACCGGGGATTTTGAGAATCGTTACACCCCTTGTCTGTCGTAGAGACACCAAGTGTGTGTGAAAACGTGAGAGCTTCTGTAGAGGTCAAACTGTGTTTTACATGTGCCACAGAGTCAGTGTCAGTACCTTACCTCTGGTGCCAGATATTCAGGAGTACCACAGAAGGTTTTCATGGTAGCGTCAGGGGTTATGCCTTCCTTACAAAGGCCAAAATCAGTGATTTTGATGTGGCCATCTTTATCCAGCATCAGATTCTCGAgctgagagaaacaaaatgacaaacacatcAGATTGGACTCTTATGATCATTCATGGATATGATGAAAGCTTTTTCTGAGCCCTTATCCCATTTGAAAACAGTTTGAGTGTCATTTAAGATTTACAAAGGTTTGTTCCTGCTTCCATACAGAGTGTGCGTAAGGCAATCACTGAATTGATGTCTGTCTGTAGATGACATCAGCATAGCAGCAAACCTGTTGGGTGTCTTGTGAACACTTGAAACTTTTGAACTGCCATATAGAGAGAATACCCTCACAACTGCCACCCACTtatggtgcatgctgggatttgAAGAAAAAGACAGTTTGCATCCTTGACTGAACAGTCAAGGATTCCTTGACAAGGTGCTGATATTTGTTGCTTTGTTAAAGTTAATTTactaaatttttttttttaaagccccaaatcacaaattagcctcagagggctgtACAAtttgtacacatgcgacatccgaCCCTCTGCATCGGTACAGGAAATACTCCccaaaaaacccctttaacggGGAGAAAACTTTAGGAAGAGCAACAAAGGAGAGCTCCCTCGCAATatatgtcatgtgtacagacgTGCTGAGCCCAGCCACATCAGTAAGCAGCTAAAATCTGCTGCAGGTCTGAATCTTTACCAATAAAATGTTGGTTTAGCTGAAAAATTCTTCCAGTTGCCAAACATTTTCTGCTGGAGAGAAGCAAGAGAGCTGAGCGGTTTGACACAGGCGCTCGATGAGCCATGTTTTTTTAGTTTCGACAAAGAGTCTACAAACTACACAGCTTTGAGCAAATGGATTCCTTTAGTTTGATCCGAGTCATAGTCAAAGTATATCTCTGTGAAAGCATCCGGTGGTCTGTATTCTTAGTGTTGGCTGATAGAATGATAAAACAATGATATGAAGATTTTTTAATACTGCACAACAGGATTACACTGATGTTGTAGGAGTTCTGAAGTGGTGGCCATGGACAAAAGTCCATGTGAATGGAAACAACATTGGTTTGCCTGTCGAGAGTTATTGATCAACCACATATGATGCATCAAAGGAGCATTCTGCCTTGTTATACAAGGGAAAGGACTAAAGGTGGCTATACGATGTGCAACAGACACCACTCAGACTTCACATGGCATAGAGCATTTCTCTTCAGCAGCTAATGCTGATTCCAGGAGAAGCCATAAGTCATTTTGTATCGGAAtcaaacagtgaaaaaataacatttccagATCATTTCTACTGGAAGTGTATCTTTGATTGAAGTATCAAttgaaaagaaacactgaaactTCTATAAAATGCTTCTTATGCTTAAATTCTATTCTAACTAAAGACATCTTCTTTATTGACTGGATTAAAAGATAAAACCTAAAACCAGAATCCATCACATCATCTTCTCTGAAGTCATGGTATGAACATTGTATATTCACCTTCAGATCCCGGTAAACAACATCACGTGAATGGAGGTACTCGAGCGCTGACACAATCTCAGCCCCGTAGAATCGTGCCCGGTCCTCTGTGAACACTCGCTCCCGTGACAGGTGGAAGAAGAGCTGAAAGAGGAAGGGCAGTGCTTGAGTGTGCACGGCAAGTTGTTGACATCCATTGACATTTCGTGCATCTTCAAGTGACTGTGAGGTCTCACCTCGCCTCCATTAGCGTATTCCATTACAAAACAGAGTCGATCGTTGGTTTGGAAAGCATACTTCAGTGTCTGCAGGAAGCAAATGATCACACATTACAGGTGGTGAGTTTCCCAGCACTCCCAAACTGATGAGTGAAGTCTGGTTGTGTGACATGAAAGAATGTAGAGACATTCTACAGGAACACCGGCTGCTTACATCCAGgaatgttaaagaaaataagagGGCCTCCCTAAATATTGATGATTCACATAATCAGTAAAAGAAACCCTGACATTATATGCCTGTTTAAgatacataaaataagataagataatcctttatcagGATCCATCAATAATAAACAGCaacacaggaaaacaaagtTTACCAAACCCAGTATCGtctcaaaaagcaaaaatgacatgGTCCAACAGAGAGTCTGTAGCTTgttctgtgaggctgcacttcCACTGCTTTCACCTTAAGGCCAACATCAGCAAGCTGACGTACTCGCAAAAACAATAACACTCTTGTTTAGTAGTTAAAGTGagaatttcaattcaatttatttgtacaGCCCAGAGTCACCAGTCtcaaatttgcctcaaagggaaaagaaaaaatctccCTACCATTTTAGagtagcatgttagcatgctaacatttaccAATTAGCACTGAACATGTGACCCACAATGGGTTTTGCAGGCATTTGATCATTGTAGTATTGGACAAACTAAGTTGTTGACAGCTATCAATGAAATGTCAGAGGATTCCTGAGGAGAACACCAATGTCTTTACCAAACTTCATGGCAATGAGAGATTTAAGTATGGACACACCATAAGTGCCATCCCTAGAGCCTTAAAGACACTGTATGTGACCAATACACCATCACGCAAATAACGACTGACAGTGGTGTGCAAAGTCATCCAATAACTGCTCAGCACACAAGGAGCCATCATACTGCTACAATGCACAACAATGTTGTTGTGTCTTGCTGCCTTTTAGTCTGTATGTTATACACTGTATATTCTATTGAACGTGTTCGGTTAGTGCGTGGGCATTCGTTTTTACtctgtgtaatgttttgtttgtattttatttgtatgaaaTACATGTGTACTCGTCATGTAACTTTGCTACCTTCACTATAGCAAAAGAGATTTCATCTCCATTGTTAATCTTttcttgttaaatatttaatttgcctctgcactatacttttgctctggcttatgctttaagatgcttgtttaagaaaggagatgcacttatgacttctggtgactagtagttctcttgaatacctatgttgaatacacttcctgtaagtcgctttggataaaagcgtctgctaaatgactgtaatgtaatgtaatgtaatgtaatgtaatttatttagaataatatGTAAATTCATCTGAGGACCAGGTGGTTAATGAAAAAGAGAAGTTGCTGGCTGCTAACTCTGAGACAGTGCTTCATTCCCCAGCAGAGCTCCTTCAAGTGTTCTTACCGTGAGGAAGGGATGTCGTGTGTTTTGTAACACTCTGCTCTCTGTAACTGTATGGGCCACCTCATCCTGCCAACGAACACATTATtgtcagaaacacagaaaacttgCAGTATAAAATACAAAGCTTTACTCTCTAGTTTGATATGATCTTTGTTTGAATCTGAGGACAGGAAAGTGTCCAAATGCTCCAACAGCTGGGGTACAAGAATCTATTGGTATAAAGAGTATCctcttattaattattattactatcactCTGCCCGTAAGCAATCATTTTCATTCCAACACCCAGGGGTTGTATGTGCACTAACAACCTCCAGGTAACATCTGTGGGTGAGGTGTAAGCCATGAAGAGCAATGATAGTGGGAGTCCTGCAGTACAACACACTTCTCAGCAGAACTGTACCCGGGAAAAGGTAGAGCAGCACGCTGGTCCGAGATGACCAGAAACAATAGTGAGGTTCAGTAGGAAGACAAGAATAGACTGGCCTCCATTAATGTGAGtgtccatgtttttaataaataaataaaagcattatttcAAATGCTGAATTCATTAAAGGCACCAATAATTAAGGTGTTGTAGACAGCATTTCACAAAGTTTATAAAGTTTCCCCTAACTCAACAAAATAAAGGGAATTTCACAGTTTTCTTTCAAACAACTGAAGAGTATGTTGTGGTTCCTGTTTACTGTATTTCAAATTGTGATGTGTTAACTGTCACTAACAGTTCGAGTATACTCTTTGATAGTGTAAATGGTAACAGTGTGTTCTCAAACACCTGCTGCTGACAGAGTCTCCGCTTCCTTATTTTGAGAGGAAATACAGCAAATTacacaatatatgtttttttgtttaaatgtttcaaatggCTCTTAATGTGTCCAGAGTATAATCGTATAAATGTAATGCTATTGGTGCCACAGAAACAAAcgattaaaaagtaaaacatctgtctttgtttatggaacataaaaaaagtaaaaagttggTCTACATATCTTTCATCCATATGCAAAATAGGGTTGAGATCTCTGATGCTTAGTGTCAGTTTAGGGCAGCTGCTGATGATTGAAACAATCAATAAAggtaaaatggtaaatggactgtacttgtataggtCTTTTCTAGTCTTAccaccactcaaagcgctttaacactagaTGCCataattcacccattcacactcattcatacaTTGATTGgaagggctaccatgcaaggtgcaacCTGCCCATCAAGACTGTCTAACATTCCTactcattcatacaccgatggcacatttggggttaagtgtcctGCCCAAGGatacatcgacatggactacaGGATCCAGGGATCGAACTGCCGATTTTCTGATTAAGAGACGCACGCCCCGCTCTACCTTCTGAGCCACATCATTCCAGCTGTGCACACTTTTGGAGAGGTCCACATGTGGTCCTCTGCCAATAAGTTCCTCTGACCAGGTGGAAACACAAGTGAGCATAATCcattgaaaatatgtttctggCTTCACAAGCGTTCACACCTCCTGCCAAATCATTCTGTTCATAGCCTCTCTCTATGGAGTTCTGTTGTGTGTCAAAGCTGAGTCTCAGCATTCAGTGAAGACAATCACAATCTTTTGTGAAGCAGGTTTCTCCTTTATATCAACAGAGAGGATACCAAACAGCCTGCAATAGAAAAGTGTCCATTCAGTGACAAATAGTTAGTAGTTTTAGAAACAGGCACACATTTCAAGTTGAGTGTCCAGTCTGACATAATATTGCCATACTGGAAACCAGCAGGTACTGTGCTGCCCTCTAGTGTCTAAACACGCCTGTCCAGAAAGGGTCCAGTTCTCAGCCAGTGGTGTTGTGctcaaacaacttcacactcacACTGAGCTCCATTGGGTCCTCTTTGGAGCCAAATTAACCCCAAAAGTCCTGATCGTTTGAAATAAagaattgaaaatgaaagtacAAGTTTCGGTCATGAActtgtattaaaaataaaaataagtgaatGAAAAGTTGTTGGGGGTTGAATAGTATTTTGATTCAATTCTGGAAtttttttgagtgaaatatttatttacatttttcactttcatatattttttaatatttgaggTCTTATTAGTTGCAGATTTCCTATTTTCAGTTTGAGATCttatatttacagtttaaaatcttatttattcggtttcaaatctttttttcccactttcaGATCgtattttttcagattcagaCTTTTGGCCCTGATCTGGCGTGGCTTTAACGGAGAGGGGTGGTAATCATGAGTGACAGCTTAACAAAGAAGGCTGAGGACTTTCCTCAACCCCGTTGCCTTCAGGAAAATTAGGATTCAACACTTTCTATTCACCATATTCACGTTATTCACGTTAttggcaataaaaaaattgaCACCAGTGGAAAAAAAGGTCTATTTAGCAAGCTCTTTTAGACTGTACTTGGCACGAATTGCAGTATAAGAGCAATAAACTACACCATATTGTGCCATTGAACAACCACACATTAATATCTAACATCTCGCACTTCACCATACCACTGTGAACGCAGCATAGTAACCACTTGCAATGGCGTCCACTTCACACGGACAACCTGTTGCCACCGGTGATACAACCCAACTGGTTTTCAAACCTACTGGTTTCCCTAAGCGTGCGTGCGTTGTGTTCACTCAACAACAGCAGCCCACCTGTCCACCTCTGTCACCAGATTCGtcaacacattcacaaacaaaatgctgGAGATTTTCAAGCCGCATCTCATATCAGTTGTGGTTATTACTGGAATATTCGCTTGCGTTTGATGTGAACACGGCATTAGTTCAGTCACACACTAAAGGAGGGACTACTCACGGTCAGAAAGAACGGCGAAATACACTCTGGTCCATGGAAAACAACACAGTTATGCCTTTAAATATGCGACTCAACTGTATTCTACTAACTGTAATTCTACTTCAGGGGAAAACAGCGTTTCTCAGATTGGAGTGAGACAAGGAGAAAAGGTTATGTCGTGATCTTCGcaataaaacatctttgatGTGACGTGTCGAGTCTTGGCCAATCAGCGTTAAGACGTCTACATCGTCTTCATTTCCATCCAACTTTTCATCCTTTCACTCCAAGTCGAAAGGATGAAACTCCAAGTTACCGCCAATACTGGATCTACATTTCAGCAATGACACTAGTTTTGAGGTAGCGTTAAGTCTTGTTTGCTAGGAATTATGTAATATGCTGTTTAACTAACTTAACGTTAGGTAACTATTCGGTAGAGTAACGTTAAACTGCCATATCAAGTTGTGTCTCGTAATATTTTTGTCACGTTACCCAATCAAATATTTCCCAACCTGTTTATAATGGAAAGCTAGTCAGCTTGATATcacgttagctaacgttagtgGATTGTGTATTGGCGTTAAAGTTTAGTTACGTTATGTAGCAACATCAGTACAGCAGGAACAAGAGACAAGGCCCAGAGACAGAGTCAGGGCGCATagccagagagagaggatggagctTGAATGTCAGCCCGCAACAtctactgctgcagagaaaaaaggaagcaggaggtagaggcagaaaTGCAAGAAAAAGGCGCATGGAGCAAACGAGTTGAAGGACTTGTTCAGGCCAAAAAAGGATTTTGGTTCACCAGCAACAACTTGTTCAACTCCATGAATGACTTTAAGCATATTGTATATGATGATtgatatgtgaaaatgtatattttatgttttattcatgtttgttgttttactgcctttcttgtttttatttattttctattcttttatCTGTGTTGTTATATGActaaaacttttgaaaatgagacCTCGGTCTCAATGGAGTTTGtctaaataaaggttaataataataatattgattgaaaaaaaaaaataataataaaatgttcaactaaagctgaaatactttttaataactgaataataaaaataaccagAATGCTACATTTTTGCTCCCCGAACCCAAAACCCCAACAGGGTTTTGGGTTGGGTGcttgtcacctttttcaccTCTTATGAGTTTGCAGGTatggtgagaagaggtgctgcaggacagccaggatgagaaaagcagggcggattatgagcattaactcatgtaaacatgttgtaactgtaacttgagataaaaatatgcacccggaaaatagcatagcCTGTTAAGACATTTGAatgaagaaaatagtttttagcCTTCTTCTACCACTGCCAATACCAAATATGTATTCCAATGCATTAcccaaaataaaatccaaatagCACATGAAACATGGAAAAGTAATCCCATATTATTCATAATGCATCAACATTAATTATTATGAGTTATTCTCAGACAGATTGAGCTGGTTGTTGTGTATAGAGGATGTGTATGTGggtctagatttttttttcttttatcgaGCAAAGGCATCAATTCATGCATGAAAAGTATCAAATAAACGCTTCTTCAAAAAGAATATTTCTGACCCTacggaacaaaaaaaaccaaaacgcACTGCTTACtacgtacttattttaactaTCCAATTATATGTCAGAATTAAAGTAACAAACTTGGTAATTACAATGTACGAACACTGAACAGACACTTTCCCAAAaggtacaaaataaaagtgtaaagaaTCTCTTCTCTTTTACTAGTGGAGGTATTTTGCTAGTTAGATGACGATAGGGAAAATGAGAATATGGCTTCTACAAAGCAATTGTGTCTACGCACACAGGGCACCTCTTAGTTACCTTGGCAATGATGACCTCTTTGCGCAGTATTTTCATGGCATAATGAACTCCAGTGGACCTCTCTTTGACCAGAATTACCTTCCCGAAGGTCCCCTTCCCAAGAAGCTTCAGGTACTCAAAGTCACTCATTGTCTGTAATGTGTAGAAGGTCAGGGTGTGAGAATTCATTAGGGATAATGTTGGAAATAAATACTGTTGACATTGTGCATTCtagataattttttttttaaaaatacaagaaatgtTTAGGCAGAGATGAGCATTTCATACAAGTCACATGTCTCTTATACATTGACATTCAGTCAATATGTTGTCCATATGCACTGTAATAATGTCTTACTGCATTTTATTGTCTTACTGCATAATAATGTATTACTGCATAATGTTTTACTGTGTAATAAGGTACTACTGTATAATCCtgtattactgtttaaaaatgtataactgtttaataatgtattactgttttataatatattactgtatattgatgTATTACTGTTTAATAATGTATTCTGTAAAATGCATTAATGTCTAATGATGTATTACTGTTTAATAATGTACCCAATAATgtattactgtataataatgtattactgTTTAATGATGTATTACTGTATGATGTATTACTTTATAATGATGTATTActatttaataatgtaatactgtataataatgtattaataatgttacAAATGTATTCCTGTATAATAATGTAACGGTATTTCTGAATAAGAATGTATTACTGTTTTAcggtataataatgtattactgTTTGGTAATATATTACTGTATGATAATGTATTACTGTTTTATAATGTATTCCTGCATAATAATGTATTACTGTATAAtggatttttcttatttaatataAACTGCTTTGGTCTTCAAATAATGAATATCAGAAACTAACCAAATGAAATGAGTCCACTGGGGATCAGTGGCTCCCAGGCTCAATCAGAGGAATGCTCTTAAAAGTTCATCCTAGTTGTTGTTGAAGCAAATTTAAGAAATGCTCTTATTTtggttaaaacacaaaagatttAAATGTGAAGGTGTCTGGTAGTGATGACAGTTAACAGatgaatctgcagctcccctcagctCATTATTCAACTGTCATCATAAAAACTGAGAAGGTGTTTTTAATAAGTATAATGTAAAACTGTTTGCAGGATAAAAGCTACTCTGGGTCTGGAGGTAGACTGCTCATAAAGGAATTATTCTGAAGAAATCATACAGTAGAAATCAATGTCAATAGAATATAGTGCTCCTCAAATACAACTACCTTGTTGATAGTTGTGTAATTGACCTTGTGATTCCAAATGTCCTTGCAAGgaaaatatcatttattaaaatattgccataatgttattatattcatacaGTCTTTTGGAGCTGATCAAACTTAAGCTTTTATGTCCTCAACAACTGATTGTCTCACCACTTTGGAGCGATTCTTGGACATGGacacctccatctcctccaggcTGCTGTCGCTGGGGGAGCCAAACATATCCAttggttcctcctcctcctgttccctcATCTTTAGACTATTCGCCACCGACTGGATTGCCCGCATCCACTCCTCTCTGAGGGGCAAAATCCATAATATAAGTTTTTGAGTCTTTTACACACAGAAGCCCTGAATGCCGCTGTTACACtggctttgttttttcatactAAACCCAACAACAGTGCCCCCGTGTGTGACTTCAGACAGCACGCCAGCACCACAGGAGCAAAAGAGGCGTGACACCTTTAATACAACAGCGGTGACATCTAGCTTGATGTATAATGTAAACAACTGACAGAAAATAGTGACTTTTCCGTCCTTGTAAAATGCCGGTCCTCTACTTGTAGGGTAAGGAGATCCCAGGTCTTATTGTCTCCCCAATTAGCTTCCATTCTTGGTTTCTATAGCTGCTAACTGCTGCTAGTGTTTTTTGAAATCCACCGATGGTTGGGGCTCACAAATAACACATCATCAAAACGTCACACCTGTTTCTCTATGCCAGCTGACccatcacacacagacaagggCTCAGCTCTGTGACTACCTCAGCTGGCTCAGTGGTGGAACGACTGTCAGCCTCTGAACCTTTCATACAGAACAGCGAGGTGCAACACGTCCACATTAAACAGGCTGCGTGAAAGGGGCTACCATAGTTTGACACAAGGCTagtaaaaacattattattagtattacattTTACCCTATTCTTACCTCTCCTCATTGCCATCCACATGAAAGGTGCGTTCAATGACAGTGGTCCACTGTAGGCAACGAATGACAAATGTGTTGGGCCGGGGTCTTTCAGTCTTCATTAACTGGCACTCTGTGATAAACACAATGAAGAATGATTGTTTTTATCGTTTTTAGGGATATGTATTGATagataggtgtgtgtgtgtgttttacatatatgtgcatgtatgtcAAATGAAGCCCAAtctaaaggtgttttttttaatgtaatgttaaataaCTGTCAATATGTGTTTaatggcaataaaaacaaaaaaaaaaagatggatgtttACAGGAAGCTACTAAGGATATCGATGTCAAAACAGCAATTTCAGCTTGAAAAGTTGAAAGCACTggttacaaagaaaataatgatgttTGGCATCTGGAGGACTGACCTGCTACTGAGAAGTTGTTGAGTGGTGGTGAAGTTTGGTCGTTTAGATCAGGCTTCTCCTTGTAGCCTATGAAAGAACCGTCACTCTTCAGGATGAAATACCTGGGCCTCCATGTTTTGATATATTCACCTGAATCAAGTACATCCAATCAATAGGCACATCAGTGGCATTTTTAGATGAGCCCTTTTAGGTCCATCTGATTGAACCAAAGGGTTTTCATTTAGAACACTTGTAGTGTATTTTACTTGTAATTATCAGCATGACGAAACCTTACGGATCCTCATGCTCCTTACCTCGTTTGT
It encodes the following:
- the LOC129116975 gene encoding RAC-beta serine/threonine-protein kinase-like isoform X1; translation: MNEVSIVREGWLHKRGEYIKTWRPRYFILKSDGSFIGYKEKPDLNDQTSPPLNNFSVAECQLMKTERPRPNTFVIRCLQWTTVIERTFHVDGNEEREEWMRAIQSVANSLKMREQEEEEPMDMFGSPSDSSLEEMEVSMSKNRSKVTMSDFEYLKLLGKGTFGKVILVKERSTGVHYAMKILRKEVIIAKDEVAHTVTESRVLQNTRHPFLTTLKYAFQTNDRLCFVMEYANGGELFFHLSRERVFTEDRARFYGAEIVSALEYLHSRDVVYRDLKLENLMLDKDGHIKITDFGLCKEGITPDATMKTFCGTPEYLAPEVLEDNDYGRAVDWWGLGVVMYEMMCGRLPFYNQDHERLFELILMEEIRFPRNLSPEAKSLLAGLLKKDPKQRLGGGPNDAKEVMSHKFFITINWQDVVEKKLTPLFRPQVTSETDTRYFDDEFTAQTITLTPPDKYNSLDCEDPGQQAHFPQFSYSASIRE
- the LOC129116975 gene encoding RAC-beta serine/threonine-protein kinase-like isoform X2; the protein is MNEVSIVREGWLHKRGEYIKTWRPRYFILKSDGSFIGYKEKPDLNDQTSPPLNNFSVAECQLMKTERPRPNTFVIRCLQWTTVIERTFHVDGNEEREEWMRAIQSVANSLKMREQEEEEPMDMFGSPSDSSLEEMEVSMSKNRSKVTMSDFEYLKLLGKGTFGKVILVKERSTGVHYAMKILRKEVIIAKDEVAHTVTESRVLQNTRHPFLTTLKYAFQTNDRLCFVMEYANGGELFFHLSRERVFTEDRARFYGAEIVSALEYLHSRDVVYRDLKLENLMLDKDGHIKITDFGLCKEGITPDATMKTFCGTPEYLAPEVLEDNDYGRAVDWWGLGVVMYEMMCGRLPFYNQDHERLFELILMEEIRFPRNLSPEAKSLLAGLLKKDPKQR